One Pseudoalteromonas sp. NC201 DNA segment encodes these proteins:
- a CDS encoding PepSY-associated TM helix domain-containing protein, with product MTRARSATKSSNRRLKKLFDWRTWHWMSSAVCLVGMLLFAVTGITLNHASQIEAAPTTYAKEAVLPSALLTQLNAAAEQTALPHSFQSWYQSHTGSALSALQQVQWSEYELYVALPRAGGDGWFSIALDSGEFYQEITDRGWVSYLNDLHKGRNTGFAWRMFIDVFSVACVVFSLTGLWLLYKHSRGRKSTWPLVAAGFVLPVLVLMVPAHAKADEVEITIPRLNVAEYHPPYVAVWLADSKQQRVADIAVWYDVNMADKEGEKWLKDLRLWWRRSGRSLSMPVDGVTGATRRPGTAKIDLTPWRDEFKALPAGEYTLFVEAARELGGREVLKLPVTLPITAPVTVIAEGKSELATTILTMEP from the coding sequence ATGACACGAGCTCGCTCAGCGACTAAGTCGTCGAATCGGCGACTTAAAAAGCTGTTTGATTGGCGCACTTGGCATTGGATGAGCTCTGCCGTGTGTTTGGTGGGAATGCTGCTGTTTGCCGTGACTGGGATCACCTTAAATCACGCAAGCCAAATAGAAGCTGCACCTACTACATATGCTAAAGAAGCGGTGCTGCCAAGCGCTCTGTTGACCCAGCTTAACGCGGCGGCAGAGCAAACAGCGCTGCCACACAGCTTTCAATCTTGGTATCAGTCACACACAGGCTCGGCGTTATCTGCACTACAGCAAGTGCAGTGGAGTGAGTACGAATTGTATGTTGCGCTGCCAAGAGCTGGTGGCGATGGCTGGTTTAGCATCGCCCTTGATAGCGGTGAGTTTTATCAAGAGATCACGGATCGTGGTTGGGTATCATACCTTAACGATCTTCACAAAGGACGTAATACAGGATTTGCATGGCGTATGTTTATTGATGTGTTTTCAGTAGCTTGTGTAGTGTTTTCACTCACAGGGTTATGGCTTTTATACAAGCATTCTCGAGGAAGAAAGTCGACTTGGCCGCTCGTAGCAGCAGGCTTTGTATTACCTGTTTTAGTGCTGATGGTACCCGCGCACGCTAAAGCTGATGAAGTTGAAATCACGATCCCGCGCTTAAACGTTGCGGAATATCACCCACCTTATGTAGCTGTATGGCTGGCAGACAGCAAGCAACAGCGAGTTGCCGATATTGCCGTTTGGTATGACGTTAACATGGCCGATAAAGAGGGTGAAAAGTGGTTAAAAGACTTACGCCTTTGGTGGCGTAGAAGCGGTCGTAGCCTATCCATGCCTGTAGATGGCGTGACTGGTGCTACAAGGCGTCCTGGTACGGCAAAGATTGATTTAACCCCTTGGCGCGATGAGTTTAAAGCCTTACCTGCGGGTGAGTACACGCTGTTTGTAGAGGCTGCTCGTGAGCTTGGAGGTCGTGAAGTATTGAAACTGCCAGTGACCTTACCTATCACTGCACCTGTCACTGTGATTGCAGAAGGTAAATCTGAACTCGCTACAACAATTTTAACAATGGAGCCTTAA
- a CDS encoding ligand-gated channel protein, whose product MLMACRSLAPLSLAVAAALPFSSLAQSDAKSEIKEEMEVIVVSASGFEQLLKNAPASVSVINQEELQQRFYRDLTDAMTDVPGVVVTGGGDREDISLRGMGSQYTLILVDGQRQSSRETRPNSDGPGVEGAWTPPVAAIERIEVVRGPMSSLYGSDAIGGVINIITKKTPDEWHGEVRVDATSQENSRSGDIYQANFFAAGSLIKDTLGVQIYGQTTHRDEDEIVSGFRGRDADTLKVKLAYTPSDEHEWLLDYGIASQTLDATLGKTVAPLAPGEPCGRRGCPESTTTEYDSESISLTHNGYWSFGSSRSYLKHEEFDNKSREMTVKNVDFQSLWTLPLGESHTSSIGVAYLNEDLTDKTSNRISDLQQVDNDQWSVFAEDEWRIVEPFALTMGLRYDKDGNFGGHVSPRLYGVYTASEAVTVKGGISTGFRAPNLRQSTAAWGQVSRGGNIYGNPELSPETSINYEVGVYVELAKGISTSATVFYNEFDDKISRVSCPLTQCTDGPNEFGSLPTTYVNVDEAVTQGGEISFSGQLTEKLKLNANYTYTDSEQKTGVYAGSPLNQLPKHLFQTSLNYQYSDELSTWLRFHYRGEESQPVTGPSQSSLVAPSYNLTDLGANYQLNEATKLGFGIYNLFDEEITEAEYGYFEDGRRYWASLAWSF is encoded by the coding sequence ATGTTGATGGCCTGTCGTAGTTTGGCGCCACTCTCTTTAGCTGTTGCAGCTGCCCTGCCTTTTTCCTCACTTGCACAAAGTGATGCAAAATCAGAAATAAAAGAAGAGATGGAAGTGATCGTCGTATCCGCTTCTGGATTTGAGCAACTGCTAAAAAATGCGCCGGCGTCTGTTAGCGTTATCAACCAAGAGGAGCTACAGCAGCGCTTTTATCGAGACCTTACCGATGCCATGACAGATGTTCCCGGAGTTGTAGTAACTGGAGGCGGAGACAGGGAAGATATTAGCCTTCGCGGCATGGGCAGTCAGTACACGCTTATCTTAGTCGACGGGCAAAGACAAAGTTCGCGTGAGACTCGGCCAAATAGTGACGGCCCTGGTGTTGAAGGTGCATGGACGCCTCCTGTTGCTGCCATCGAACGTATCGAAGTTGTGCGCGGACCTATGTCTTCGCTGTATGGCTCTGATGCAATTGGTGGTGTAATTAACATTATCACTAAAAAAACGCCTGACGAGTGGCATGGAGAAGTCAGAGTTGACGCCACCAGCCAAGAAAACAGTCGCTCAGGTGATATTTATCAGGCTAATTTCTTTGCTGCCGGCTCGCTAATCAAAGATACCTTAGGGGTACAAATTTACGGCCAAACTACGCACAGAGATGAAGACGAAATCGTGTCTGGCTTTAGAGGTCGCGATGCAGATACGCTGAAGGTAAAACTGGCCTATACACCATCAGATGAACACGAATGGTTATTGGATTATGGTATTGCTTCACAAACGCTTGATGCGACGCTAGGTAAAACGGTAGCACCGCTTGCGCCAGGTGAGCCGTGTGGCCGTCGTGGTTGTCCTGAGTCCACTACAACCGAATACGATAGTGAGTCAATCTCTTTGACGCATAACGGTTATTGGTCATTTGGTAGCTCTCGTAGTTACCTAAAACATGAAGAGTTTGATAATAAATCCCGCGAGATGACGGTCAAAAACGTAGACTTCCAGTCTCTTTGGACGTTACCGCTTGGCGAGTCTCATACTAGCTCAATCGGTGTTGCCTATCTTAATGAAGATTTGACCGACAAAACCAGTAACCGCATTAGTGATTTGCAGCAAGTTGACAACGATCAGTGGTCGGTATTTGCTGAGGATGAGTGGCGCATCGTTGAGCCATTTGCCCTGACTATGGGCCTACGCTACGACAAAGACGGTAACTTTGGCGGCCACGTTAGCCCGCGCTTATACGGTGTTTATACTGCATCAGAGGCGGTGACGGTTAAAGGTGGGATCTCAACCGGCTTTAGAGCGCCGAACTTGCGTCAAAGTACTGCGGCGTGGGGCCAAGTGAGTCGTGGTGGCAATATTTATGGAAATCCAGAGTTAAGCCCTGAAACCTCAATTAATTACGAGGTAGGTGTATACGTTGAGCTTGCTAAAGGGATCAGCACCTCAGCAACGGTATTCTATAACGAGTTTGACGATAAAATTTCACGGGTTTCGTGCCCACTAACTCAATGCACGGACGGCCCTAACGAGTTTGGCTCGTTACCGACAACCTATGTCAACGTTGATGAAGCCGTAACCCAAGGTGGTGAAATTAGCTTCTCGGGTCAATTGACGGAAAAACTAAAGCTTAACGCAAACTATACCTACACAGATTCGGAGCAAAAAACCGGAGTGTATGCTGGTAGTCCATTAAACCAGTTACCTAAACATCTGTTCCAAACTTCGCTTAATTATCAGTATTCTGATGAGCTGAGCACGTGGTTACGCTTCCATTATCGTGGTGAAGAAAGCCAGCCTGTAACAGGGCCTTCGCAAAGTAGCTTGGTCGCACCTTCGTATAACCTAACTGATTTAGGTGCAAATTATCAACTGAACGAAGCAACTAAGCTTGGATTTGGGATTTACAACCTCTTCGATGAAGAAATTACTGAAGCAGAATACGGCTACTTTGAAGATGGTCGTCGCTATTGGGCTTCATTGGCGTGGAGCTTTTAA
- a CDS encoding cupin domain-containing protein, which produces MNFLKDIPADLTEEVFETVLSHSNIRIERIVSNGHTSPSSGYYDQDENEWVLVLQGCAELIFGDGKTITLKAGDSLNIPAHQKHKVSYTDTLEPTIWLAIFY; this is translated from the coding sequence ATGAACTTTCTAAAAGATATTCCTGCTGATTTAACTGAAGAAGTTTTTGAGACGGTACTTTCTCATTCAAATATTCGTATTGAACGGATAGTATCAAACGGCCATACCTCTCCTAGCTCTGGATATTATGACCAAGATGAAAACGAGTGGGTGCTGGTGTTGCAGGGCTGCGCTGAACTAATCTTTGGTGACGGTAAAACGATAACCTTAAAAGCGGGTGATAGCCTTAACATTCCCGCACACCAAAAGCACAAAGTAAGCTACACAGACACTTTAGAGCCAACTATTTGGCTTGCTATTTTTTACTAA
- a CDS encoding TorF family putative porin translates to MTTLKKTLCALPLLLASNYAAADWSATLTGVSDYTFNGVSQTQNDPALQGSIDKAFSNGVYAGSWASNVDFGGDTDLEWDFYVGRFVELNQSWSVDYGIAYYSYHGGDNSSDGNYPEIYTKFGYASEFGQTEFNFWYSWDYFGTEAGHTIAMVAHTFEIAEGHALRASFDISNSLDGDKYTWDGNDKSYNHYRLAYQTAFKGFDIEVAAENTSLDWDTADERIVLSVSRTFAL, encoded by the coding sequence ATGACAACCTTAAAGAAAACACTTTGTGCACTACCACTTTTACTCGCGTCTAACTATGCGGCGGCAGACTGGTCTGCAACCCTAACGGGTGTATCTGATTATACCTTTAACGGTGTGAGTCAAACGCAAAATGACCCAGCCCTACAAGGCAGTATAGATAAAGCCTTTTCAAACGGTGTATATGCTGGAAGCTGGGCGTCTAACGTCGATTTTGGTGGTGACACAGATCTAGAGTGGGACTTTTACGTTGGTCGCTTCGTCGAGCTGAACCAAAGCTGGAGCGTTGACTATGGTATTGCTTACTATTCTTATCATGGTGGTGACAACTCAAGCGACGGTAACTATCCAGAGATCTATACTAAGTTTGGTTACGCCAGTGAATTTGGCCAAACCGAATTTAATTTCTGGTACAGCTGGGATTATTTTGGTACCGAAGCGGGTCACACTATTGCGATGGTAGCACATACTTTTGAAATTGCAGAAGGTCATGCACTAAGAGCAAGCTTTGATATCTCCAATTCATTGGATGGCGATAAATATACGTGGGATGGTAACGATAAATCTTACAATCACTATCGCCTTGCTTATCAAACTGCATTTAAAGGGTTTGATATTGAAGTGGCGGCTGAAAATACGAGCCTAGATTGGGATACGGCAGATGAACGTATTGTACTTTCTGTGTCGAGAACATTTGCTTTGTAA
- a CDS encoding LysR family transcriptional regulator, which produces MNQKLTRGLKVFAKTVEAGSMSKAADLLHMTTSAVSQQISKLEQDIGLSLFNRNTRSLTLTEAGTIYYKSAIQILQTAEQAEHELELLQHTPSGILKISAPIGFGGGLLSMPLRYLSEQFPQIKVDLILTDEPIDIITEGVDLAICIGPLQDSNLIARHLADWQLIPCVSCHHPLAQLNISHPESLAPHALIGHSSSKQNPYHLSHQQTHQQVALPTARFMVNNMQACIQLTLDGIGYGVLPEPEIRHHLSSGRLKRLCTEWSLREYSVYAVTPHRNTVAAKTTAAIESLKEWFTQVSNDSQVFVGDFSFI; this is translated from the coding sequence ATGAATCAAAAATTGACTCGCGGACTTAAAGTGTTCGCCAAAACAGTAGAAGCGGGCAGTATGAGCAAAGCCGCTGACTTATTGCACATGACCACCTCAGCCGTTAGCCAGCAGATCAGTAAATTAGAGCAAGACATAGGCCTAAGTTTATTTAATCGTAATACTCGCAGCCTAACACTCACTGAAGCTGGTACTATCTATTACAAGTCCGCGATACAAATACTGCAAACCGCAGAACAGGCAGAGCATGAACTTGAGTTATTACAACATACGCCATCTGGCATATTGAAGATTTCTGCCCCCATCGGGTTTGGAGGAGGGCTACTCAGTATGCCACTGCGCTATTTGAGTGAACAGTTTCCACAAATAAAAGTCGATTTGATCCTGACTGACGAGCCCATTGACATCATTACTGAAGGTGTCGACTTGGCTATCTGTATAGGCCCTTTACAGGACTCAAACCTCATTGCTCGTCATCTTGCTGACTGGCAACTTATCCCCTGCGTTAGTTGCCACCATCCATTGGCACAACTCAATATATCGCACCCAGAAAGCTTAGCGCCTCACGCTTTGATTGGTCATTCGAGTAGCAAACAAAACCCCTATCATTTGAGCCATCAACAAACTCATCAGCAAGTGGCGCTGCCAACAGCACGTTTTATGGTGAATAATATGCAGGCTTGCATTCAGCTCACGCTAGATGGCATCGGCTATGGTGTTTTACCTGAACCAGAAATTAGGCACCACCTTTCATCAGGTAGACTAAAAAGATTGTGTACTGAGTGGTCATTAAGAGAATATAGTGTTTATGCCGTGACGCCACACCGCAATACTGTTGCAGCAAAAACAACCGCTGCAATTGAAAGCCTAAAAGAGTGGTTTACCCAAGTTTCCAACGACAGCCAAGTCTTTGTTGGCGACTTTAGTTTTATTTAA
- a CDS encoding VOC family protein, with protein sequence MNLNQVTLPVDDMTAACQFYRTLGFTQIVDTPHYARFECPEGNATFSLSLEVPPISNGAVIYFEHEQLDEWVSELETRGILFEQLPTEQRYLWREAILFDPAGNKIKLYWAGENRLDPPWRVELKGF encoded by the coding sequence ATGAACCTCAATCAAGTTACGCTGCCTGTCGATGATATGACTGCAGCTTGTCAATTCTATCGAACGCTCGGCTTTACTCAAATTGTTGATACGCCGCATTATGCTCGATTTGAATGTCCTGAAGGTAATGCAACCTTCTCGTTGTCGCTAGAAGTGCCCCCTATCAGCAATGGTGCAGTTATTTACTTTGAACATGAACAGTTAGATGAGTGGGTCTCAGAGCTAGAGACTCGAGGTATTTTATTTGAGCAGCTCCCGACTGAACAGCGCTACCTGTGGCGAGAAGCGATACTGTTTGATCCTGCAGGAAATAAGATAAAATTGTACTGGGCTGGTGAAAATCGATTAGACCCTCCTTGGCGTGTGGAACTCAAGGGATTTTAG
- the betA gene encoding choline dehydrogenase produces the protein MMTDFDYIIVGAGSAGCVLANRLSENPAHKVLLLETGGSDKSIFIQMPTALSIPMNTDKYAWQFHTEPEPHLDNRVMHCPRGKVLGGSSSINGMVYVRGHAKDFDEWQDSGAQGWDYQSCLPYFKRAESWYLGGDEYRGEQGPLGTNNGNEMANPLYRAFISAGEQAGYAFTKDYNGEQQEGFGPMHMTVKGGKRCSSSRAYLDPIKHRSNLTIVTGALVQKVLLDGKTATGVEYSVKGNLKKANAAKEVILSAGSIGSPHLLQLSGIGDKEALTAAGVEVKHHLPGVGKNLQDHLEFYFQYKCKQPITLNGKLGLISKGLIGARWLLDKSGLGATNHFESCAFIRSKAGVEWPDLQYHFLPAAIRYDGKSAFDGHGFQVHVGHNKPKSRGEVTIKSADPTVAPKIQFNYLAEQEDIEGFRACVRLTREIIEQSAFDDFRQSEIQPGEHIQTDEEIDAFVRQAVESAYHPSCSCKMGEDEMAVVDSQTRVHGVKGLRVVDSSIFPTIPNGNLNAPTIMVAEKAADMILGNSPLAAEGANVAMTQNWQQVQRSSEI, from the coding sequence ATGATGACTGATTTTGATTATATTATCGTAGGTGCAGGCTCTGCAGGCTGTGTGCTTGCAAACCGCCTATCGGAAAATCCAGCGCACAAAGTGCTACTACTCGAAACTGGCGGTAGTGATAAGAGTATTTTTATTCAGATGCCAACTGCGCTATCTATTCCAATGAATACCGATAAATATGCTTGGCAGTTCCATACTGAGCCAGAGCCGCACTTAGACAATCGCGTTATGCATTGTCCTCGCGGCAAGGTACTTGGTGGTTCATCGTCAATCAATGGCATGGTGTACGTTCGAGGCCATGCTAAAGACTTTGACGAGTGGCAAGACAGTGGTGCTCAAGGTTGGGATTATCAGTCTTGTTTACCTTACTTCAAGCGCGCTGAATCTTGGTATTTAGGTGGCGACGAGTACCGTGGTGAGCAAGGTCCGCTTGGCACCAATAATGGTAATGAAATGGCAAACCCGCTCTATCGCGCCTTTATTAGCGCCGGTGAGCAAGCGGGTTATGCGTTTACTAAAGACTATAACGGTGAGCAGCAAGAAGGCTTTGGGCCAATGCATATGACCGTAAAAGGTGGTAAGCGTTGTTCATCAAGTCGCGCCTATTTAGATCCAATTAAACATCGCAGTAACCTCACCATAGTCACGGGTGCCTTGGTACAAAAAGTACTGTTAGATGGCAAAACCGCTACAGGCGTTGAATACAGTGTGAAAGGAAACCTGAAAAAAGCGAATGCAGCGAAGGAAGTGATCCTAAGTGCAGGTTCAATCGGTTCACCGCACTTATTACAATTATCTGGCATTGGCGATAAAGAAGCGTTGACTGCCGCAGGCGTTGAAGTAAAACACCATTTACCCGGAGTGGGCAAAAACCTTCAAGATCACTTGGAGTTTTATTTCCAATACAAGTGTAAGCAGCCCATCACCTTGAATGGCAAGTTGGGGTTAATTTCTAAAGGCTTGATCGGTGCAAGATGGTTACTTGATAAGTCAGGTCTTGGCGCGACCAACCACTTTGAGTCTTGTGCTTTTATTCGTTCGAAAGCGGGCGTTGAGTGGCCAGATCTTCAGTACCACTTTTTACCTGCAGCCATTCGCTATGATGGTAAAAGTGCCTTTGATGGTCATGGGTTCCAAGTTCATGTCGGCCACAATAAACCAAAGAGCCGTGGTGAAGTAACGATTAAATCAGCAGATCCAACGGTGGCGCCTAAAATACAGTTTAATTATCTGGCAGAACAAGAAGACATCGAAGGGTTTAGAGCATGTGTCAGGTTGACTCGTGAAATCATCGAGCAAAGTGCGTTTGATGACTTTAGACAGAGCGAGATCCAACCTGGTGAGCATATCCAAACCGATGAAGAAATTGATGCTTTCGTGCGTCAAGCGGTAGAAAGTGCTTATCACCCTTCTTGTTCATGCAAAATGGGTGAGGATGAAATGGCGGTTGTAGATTCACAAACCCGTGTGCACGGTGTAAAGGGGCTACGCGTTGTGGATTCATCTATCTTCCCAACCATTCCAAATGGCAACCTCAACGCGCCGACTATTATGGTCGCGGAAAAAGCAGCGGATATGATTTTAGGCAATTCACCACTTGCCGCTGAGGGAGCAAACGTTGCTATGACACAAAACTGGCAACAGGTTCAACGTAGTTCGGAGATCTAG
- a CDS encoding choline transporter, which translates to MTVWLSAGIIFTLLAIAFILLKWGNLQCVGVTPVRTFTFIAILFTSGLDVGLIMFPLTEFAGYADIKASPEYAFTNPLAIEFGFWGFLIWGFYFLTCFYFCVIEPKVKFFEIPWVKFINNLVIIGTCAFTAFLLLSNLPWYLPSLGDGESIIPSFYLIVFAAIAFAVYSSTSLKYVRFLSITTTWVFIGLIAFMWASAFVFGDSSMSSYTNNLALIGGYFTNLDQFVLPLNDYHEFYLFWWFAWSIMIGQFTSRFVGGLKTYQVLAAMLIFPSIPIAAWFSVLYHYHEAGIPTAGIKNFAMVFVGVVFVINSLDSLIRLYTDNLNLTVSRLGKRNYILFNIVALSLLTLLFKLNFLQIQWVGALVIGLFFSCFGYIAYSKYKTVSKIDSSPKDNLIDFRKIESVN; encoded by the coding sequence ATGACAGTATGGCTTAGTGCAGGCATCATTTTCACCCTATTGGCAATTGCCTTTATCTTATTGAAGTGGGGGAATTTACAGTGCGTTGGTGTTACACCGGTTAGAACGTTCACTTTTATTGCAATCTTATTTACTTCTGGCCTAGATGTTGGCCTCATCATGTTTCCGCTTACGGAGTTTGCGGGTTACGCAGACATAAAAGCAAGCCCAGAGTATGCATTTACTAATCCGCTGGCCATAGAGTTTGGTTTTTGGGGATTTTTAATCTGGGGGTTCTACTTTCTTACGTGCTTTTATTTCTGCGTAATAGAGCCCAAGGTAAAATTCTTTGAAATTCCTTGGGTTAAATTCATTAATAACCTAGTTATTATCGGTACTTGTGCGTTTACTGCATTCTTATTGTTGTCTAATCTACCTTGGTATTTACCCAGTTTAGGCGACGGTGAGTCGATTATTCCTAGTTTCTATCTGATTGTGTTTGCGGCGATTGCTTTTGCGGTTTACTCAAGCACTAGCCTTAAGTACGTGCGTTTTTTAAGCATCACGACAACATGGGTCTTTATCGGTTTAATCGCCTTTATGTGGGCGTCAGCGTTTGTCTTTGGTGACAGTTCAATGTCGAGCTATACCAACAACTTGGCACTGATCGGCGGTTACTTTACCAATTTAGATCAGTTTGTGTTGCCACTGAATGACTATCACGAGTTTTATCTGTTTTGGTGGTTTGCGTGGAGCATCATGATAGGGCAATTCACATCGCGTTTTGTCGGTGGCTTGAAAACCTATCAAGTGCTAGCGGCGATGTTGATTTTCCCGTCTATTCCAATCGCTGCATGGTTTAGTGTGCTTTATCACTACCATGAGGCTGGGATCCCTACTGCGGGTATTAAAAACTTTGCAATGGTCTTCGTTGGCGTGGTGTTTGTAATTAACTCACTCGACTCTTTGATCCGCCTATATACAGACAACCTAAACCTTACAGTTAGCCGTTTAGGAAAAAGAAACTATATTTTATTTAATATCGTGGCGTTATCACTGCTTACGCTGTTATTTAAACTAAACTTTTTACAGATCCAATGGGTTGGTGCGTTAGTTATAGGCTTGTTCTTCTCATGTTTTGGTTACATTGCTTATAGCAAATACAAAACTGTGAGCAAGATTGATAGCTCGCCAAAAGACAACCTTATCGACTTTAGAAAAATTGAATCAGTAAACTAG
- a CDS encoding DUF4198 domain-containing protein, giving the protein MKISTLVSGVLVALAAYSPLSEAHRVWIKPSTTVVSGDSEWITFDAAIANGIFNPDHYAYPLERLSALSPSGSKVEFKNAAKLKYRSVFDIELNQQGTYKVFNQSRSLVARWTDENGEKHYWPGRGKVGSVEAFNKEVPKTAKDLSVTDVARRLEVFVTLGAPNNTALKPTGKGLELSPVTHPNDLYTGEPITLQYTMDGEPAKGAEVIVVHQDEKYRDNSQPSKYTTNAKGEVTLTLSEPGMYWFEVEYEDDKAQAPATKRAGSYVTTLEVLPL; this is encoded by the coding sequence GTGAAAATTTCAACGTTAGTTTCTGGTGTCTTAGTTGCCTTAGCCGCATATAGCCCGTTAAGTGAAGCACACCGAGTATGGATAAAGCCAAGTACCACCGTGGTATCTGGTGACAGCGAATGGATCACGTTTGATGCTGCCATCGCCAATGGGATCTTTAACCCAGATCATTATGCTTATCCACTAGAGCGCCTATCTGCACTGTCTCCTTCTGGAAGCAAGGTTGAGTTTAAGAACGCCGCAAAACTTAAGTATCGCAGTGTGTTTGACATTGAGCTCAATCAGCAAGGCACTTACAAAGTGTTTAATCAAAGTCGCTCGCTGGTGGCGCGCTGGACTGATGAAAACGGTGAAAAGCATTACTGGCCAGGACGCGGCAAAGTTGGCTCAGTAGAAGCCTTTAACAAAGAAGTACCAAAAACGGCAAAAGATTTAAGTGTGACCGACGTTGCAAGACGATTAGAAGTATTTGTAACTTTGGGCGCACCAAATAACACCGCGCTTAAGCCAACCGGCAAAGGGCTAGAACTAAGCCCGGTTACTCACCCTAATGATTTGTACACCGGTGAACCAATTACCTTGCAGTATACGATGGATGGTGAACCTGCAAAGGGTGCAGAAGTGATAGTGGTACATCAGGATGAAAAGTACCGTGATAACAGTCAACCAAGCAAATATACAACGAATGCCAAAGGTGAAGTGACGCTAACACTATCTGAGCCAGGCATGTATTGGTTTGAAGTGGAATATGAAGACGACAAAGCACAAGCACCCGCCACAAAGCGTGCCGGCAGCTATGTCACTACCCTTGAGGTATTACCGCTTTAA